A window of the Salarias fasciatus chromosome 7, fSalaFa1.1, whole genome shotgun sequence genome harbors these coding sequences:
- the LOC115391731 gene encoding carbohydrate sulfotransferase 1 isoform X2, which produces MHEGCRAGGGGRMECSWKTVLLLVCASLGVQYTAIRTLRDSLSGPCQGVYRCQSRHFKDSRWRALCADSWVPVELPRKHILLFATTRSGSSFTGQLLNQHPAIFYVFEPLYHVQQAFTNSSSRLRRTLDRRALLGAYRDLLLNLYTCDLHFMENYIRPEPQDHVTSAFFRRSSSHALCSPPVCTDGVDATANDPPDETWCPKKCGALNLTLASLSCLSRGHVAIKTVRVPEVGDLRTLTEDPRLDLKIIHLVRDPRAVLASRMMAFADQFRAWKIWNATGRQPRYVDLTQITSTCKDMAASAETGLRRPPWLRGRYLLVRYEDLAFSPKDKAAEIYKFVGVEMEERVRTWIAKNTNSNVSAPSEWNYRYSTTRDSRATAESWRLRLGFDIVRAVQNLCNDTLALLGYRHVHSVAELRNLSHSLVERRTFKPVT; this is translated from the exons CATGAAGGATGTAGAGCCGGCGGTGGGGGCAGGATGGAGTGCTCGTGGAAGACAGTGCTGCTCCTGGTATGTGCGTCTCTGGGGGTCCAGTACACGGCCATCCGAACCCTGAGGGACTCCCTGTCTGGACCCTGTCAGGGAGTCTACCGCTGCCAGAGCAGACACTTCAAAG ACTCCAGGTGGAGAGCGCTGTGCGCCGACAGCTGGGTGCCGGTGGAACTGCCCCGGAAGCACATCCTGCTGTTCGCCACCACGCGCAGCGGCTCCTCCTTCACCGGGCAGCTCCTCAACCAGCATCCTGCCATCTTCTACGTCTTTGAGCCGCTCTACCACGTCCAGCAGGCTTTCACCAACTCCAGCAGCCGGCTGCGTCGCACCTTGGACCGCCGAGCCCTGCTGGGAGCGTACAGGGACCTCCTGCTCAACCTGTACACCTGTGACCTTCACTTCATGGAGAATTACATCCGTCCGGAGCCCCAGGACCACGTCACCAGCGCTTTCTTCCGCCGGAGCTCCAGTCATGCCCTCTGCTCCCCACCCGTGTGCACGGATGGAGTCGATGCCACAGCCAATGATCCACCTGATGAAACATGGTGTCCAAAGAAATGCGGGGCCCTGAACCTGACTTTGGCCTCCCTGTCGTGTTTGTCTCGAGGCCATGTGGCCATAAAGACGGTGCGGGTGCCCGAGGTGGGCGACCTGCGCACGCTGACAGAAGATCCACGTCTGGACCTGAAAATCATCCACCTCGTGCGAGACCCCAGAGCCGTCCTCGCCTCACGCATGATGGCGTTCGCGGACCAGTTCCGGGCCTGGAAAATCTGGAACGCCACGGGGCGGCAGCCTCGATACGTGGACCTGACGCAGATCACCAGCACGTGCAAAGACATGGCCGCCTCTGCAGAAACGGGCCTGCGGAGACCGCCGTGGCTGCGCGGGCGATACCTGCTGGTGCGGTACGAGGACTTGGCATTCAGCCCGAAGGACAAGGCCGCCGAGATTTACAAGTTTGTAggtgtggagatggaggagagggtgAGGACGTGGATCGCCAAGAACACGAACAGCAACGTGTCGGCTCCGTCTGAGTGGAACTACAGATACTCCACCACCAGAGACTCCAGAGCGACGGCGGAGAGCTGGAGGCTTCGTCTCGGCTTTGACATCGTGAGAGCCGTCCAGAATCTGTGCAACgacactctggctctgctcggATACCGACACGTCCACTCGGTGGCTGAGCTCCGAAATCTGTCGCACAGTTTAGTGGAACGGAGGACATTTAAACCGGTGACGTGA
- the LOC115391731 gene encoding carbohydrate sulfotransferase 1 isoform X1: MNKRQTGERRSDRKRHEGCRAGGGGRMECSWKTVLLLVCASLGVQYTAIRTLRDSLSGPCQGVYRCQSRHFKDSRWRALCADSWVPVELPRKHILLFATTRSGSSFTGQLLNQHPAIFYVFEPLYHVQQAFTNSSSRLRRTLDRRALLGAYRDLLLNLYTCDLHFMENYIRPEPQDHVTSAFFRRSSSHALCSPPVCTDGVDATANDPPDETWCPKKCGALNLTLASLSCLSRGHVAIKTVRVPEVGDLRTLTEDPRLDLKIIHLVRDPRAVLASRMMAFADQFRAWKIWNATGRQPRYVDLTQITSTCKDMAASAETGLRRPPWLRGRYLLVRYEDLAFSPKDKAAEIYKFVGVEMEERVRTWIAKNTNSNVSAPSEWNYRYSTTRDSRATAESWRLRLGFDIVRAVQNLCNDTLALLGYRHVHSVAELRNLSHSLVERRTFKPVT; the protein is encoded by the exons ATGAACAAGAGGCAGACTGGAGAGAGACGGAGTGACAGAAAGAGG CATGAAGGATGTAGAGCCGGCGGTGGGGGCAGGATGGAGTGCTCGTGGAAGACAGTGCTGCTCCTGGTATGTGCGTCTCTGGGGGTCCAGTACACGGCCATCCGAACCCTGAGGGACTCCCTGTCTGGACCCTGTCAGGGAGTCTACCGCTGCCAGAGCAGACACTTCAAAG ACTCCAGGTGGAGAGCGCTGTGCGCCGACAGCTGGGTGCCGGTGGAACTGCCCCGGAAGCACATCCTGCTGTTCGCCACCACGCGCAGCGGCTCCTCCTTCACCGGGCAGCTCCTCAACCAGCATCCTGCCATCTTCTACGTCTTTGAGCCGCTCTACCACGTCCAGCAGGCTTTCACCAACTCCAGCAGCCGGCTGCGTCGCACCTTGGACCGCCGAGCCCTGCTGGGAGCGTACAGGGACCTCCTGCTCAACCTGTACACCTGTGACCTTCACTTCATGGAGAATTACATCCGTCCGGAGCCCCAGGACCACGTCACCAGCGCTTTCTTCCGCCGGAGCTCCAGTCATGCCCTCTGCTCCCCACCCGTGTGCACGGATGGAGTCGATGCCACAGCCAATGATCCACCTGATGAAACATGGTGTCCAAAGAAATGCGGGGCCCTGAACCTGACTTTGGCCTCCCTGTCGTGTTTGTCTCGAGGCCATGTGGCCATAAAGACGGTGCGGGTGCCCGAGGTGGGCGACCTGCGCACGCTGACAGAAGATCCACGTCTGGACCTGAAAATCATCCACCTCGTGCGAGACCCCAGAGCCGTCCTCGCCTCACGCATGATGGCGTTCGCGGACCAGTTCCGGGCCTGGAAAATCTGGAACGCCACGGGGCGGCAGCCTCGATACGTGGACCTGACGCAGATCACCAGCACGTGCAAAGACATGGCCGCCTCTGCAGAAACGGGCCTGCGGAGACCGCCGTGGCTGCGCGGGCGATACCTGCTGGTGCGGTACGAGGACTTGGCATTCAGCCCGAAGGACAAGGCCGCCGAGATTTACAAGTTTGTAggtgtggagatggaggagagggtgAGGACGTGGATCGCCAAGAACACGAACAGCAACGTGTCGGCTCCGTCTGAGTGGAACTACAGATACTCCACCACCAGAGACTCCAGAGCGACGGCGGAGAGCTGGAGGCTTCGTCTCGGCTTTGACATCGTGAGAGCCGTCCAGAATCTGTGCAACgacactctggctctgctcggATACCGACACGTCCACTCGGTGGCTGAGCTCCGAAATCTGTCGCACAGTTTAGTGGAACGGAGGACATTTAAACCGGTGACGTGA